TCTTTCCAGTGACCAGTGAGTAGTCAGTGGACTTGCCCGGCATTGCGAAagacatatttatatatactggCTATTCCTTTGAAATGTCTAAAACTTGTCATTCCGTTTTTTCTGCATATGTCATAAGACTGGTTCACtttagtaaaaaatatgattgCTCAGTGCCAGGTCGTTGCTAAAATGacgaattggaaaaaaaacttataaatttgaaatttgtgagGTCAcgatattgagaaaaatttgaagtatgTGTGTTACATTCTCTTTTATGAATGCCAATTTACACTTCGTAATATCCTTCCAActatattttaaattatttcaggtTATAAATCGATGCTTGGCATACTGTATATACCATTACACTTTGTGTgacttaaatttatttataccaaGATATTATTTTACTGAAGTTCCCATATTTTCGATACGTTATTCACTACTTCCTCGGGGTTGTTCTTGTGAAACATAAAGAAACCCTGAATTTGTGCTGGACTCACATTTCGTTTATGAGCTATTACACTATTGGCAAACTCTTGAGCCAATGTATGTGTACAATTTTCAGAGAATTTGTAAAACCTTAGAAACATTTGTTCCACCTGATAAGCGCTGCACCAACCAATGTACTCTTTGAGATCAACTCTACCAGGTCTCACGAGGGCTGGATCTAATCTCTCGAGATAATTAGTGGTCATGAAGAGTATTCTTGCTTCTGTAGAAGCAACGCCGTCCAGGCAATTCAATAAACCACTAAATGTCACTCGATTAAGCCCGTCATACGCTGACCTGATTTCTTTTGATTCTTCTCGGCTGATAAAAGCAGCATCTACATCTTCCAGAAGAATAATGGTTTGCTGAGGAGCAACGGCTAGCAAATGATTTAATCTGTCATCCGTCAGACCTCTTTCTGATAAATTCAGCACACAGATTCCATGTTCCAGTTCACCAGCCAACGCAGTTATATACGAAGATTTGCCACAGCCTGGGGGTCCATAAAGTAAATACCCTCTTCGGTAAGGAATTCCTCTTTCACTATACCATCCATGattgtttataaattcttTGCAGTCGTTTAGTATTCTCTCTCCAACTCCAGCATCCAACACCACGGAATTTATGGGTCGTTTTTTCCTTGCATGTCCAAAGGGCCGCCATTCACTTCCCATTGCTGTGTACATTATTGTCTTTCCCTCGTGCTCCTTCAATGCCATTTGTCTAGCTTCTTCAAggatattaaaatatatgCTCTTGTCTCTCCCAAATGCTGTAAGCTGAACAGTTTCCCAAGGGATACCCATGTGCAAATCCAGCGTTTGCTGTTCCCTCGTTCTCTCCACTTTTATCCAGTTGCCGTTGTAAGTGAAAAAGTGAGTACCGATACTCGGTATGAAATCATATTTGGTCTTGACATGCCCGgtatctttttcttcaaaacttgTCTCCACGGATAGATGCTGTGTTTTTTTAGCACCCTTATGAGTTAACCAGTGTAGAAGCCACTGGTAACTTTTGTCGCGACAAGGTACCTCCAACGTGATCATATAATGTCGTCTGAAAAGGATCATTCCAGCTTGCATTCCTTTTCTAAGCATAGCTGCACCAGCTCCAAGTCCAAAGAGCCCAAAACCAGCTCCAAAATATGGATTGTCCGACAAAGTTTGAACATATTCAACAATCGTCATTTTCGGTTTAAtagtatatacaataatacgTACAATTGGTAATGAAAGTGTGCTACCTAACGTAATTTTAACTTACTTATTAAATATGTTTACGTAATACGCGAAATATTACGTCTTTTGTTTTGACTACTTTATCATTGTGTACATGAGTTAAAGTAACTTTCAGGTTAAGATTTGTGTCCGCTCTAGCAGACTAAACCACGCACGTGCGACGCCGTACAACCAGCGGTGAGTACGAGTTTGGTGGCCAATCAGAAATGCTGTATGTACGGCAGTCTCGTGGGGCATTTGTTATCGACAGTTGTATGTAGTAGATCTGGATGTCTCACGGGCTTCGGTACCACACGCCCATATTCTTTGAtctagaacttttttttatatcttccgAAATATCGAATAGATCAGAAATCTCCTTATTGTGGGAGATGAAGACATAGAAGTCAACTACTTGTATATCTTTATATGCAATTCTCAAGTCAGCTGATACACGACTTGCTTGTGGGGTCTTCTGCAATCAAGATTGTCTCGAATCGAAAATCTGACTATATTTCTGAATATTTCTTGTATTACTGCACTCCCATTTAAAAGACTCCTCTAAGTACCTGTGGATGGTGCATAAAGAAGGACTTTCGATGcaggtgttaaaaaaaaacattacaatctatgcatatattatatagcgTTCTTCACTGGCTGCACTCGATGCGCACTGATAAGGATCGAGTGTATCAGATCTCCGGATCATAGATTTGGCTAAAACTTTTAAAGGTGTTTAGTCGGCCCAAAATACAGAGCTCCTAATGTCTAGTTCGATCCATCCATTGGGCCTTTTTGGGTAGATTTAGAATACATCAGATTGTAAAAAACTCACAGCTTATACTTTATTGTGgttttgaaacaatattttattcagttaCACTTGAGTCTGTGAAAACCCGACGCCGAAATTACAAGAGattacaatgaaaataaatatttcaattaaaaatacataatCGTAGGTTTCATTTATTAATCCATTCCACTCGTTGAATTGCTAATGTAATCAATTTTAATCGGAGTTAAGAACGACCTAATGGATAAAAACTTATACATCTCAGGAAGCtcttatatacacacatatattgaGACAAAGAATTTAAATACTCTtagaagtttcaaaaaaatccgTGATTCGAAGGTCCTATGTATATAATCTCGTTGTAAGTGGGGGTTTTCCTAGGATTTCGCTTCTGCTA
The genomic region above belongs to Diprion similis isolate iyDipSimi1 chromosome 8, iyDipSimi1.1, whole genome shotgun sequence and contains:
- the LOC124409961 gene encoding mitochondrial chaperone BCS1 → MTIVEYVQTLSDNPYFGAGFGLFGLGAGAAMLRKGMQAGMILFRRHYMITLEVPCRDKSYQWLLHWLTHKGAKKTQHLSVETSFEEKDTGHVKTKYDFIPSIGTHFFTYNGNWIKVERTREQQTLDLHMGIPWETVQLTAFGRDKSIYFNILEEARQMALKEHEGKTIMYTAMGSEWRPFGHARKKRPINSVVLDAGVGERILNDCKEFINNHGWYSERGIPYRRGYLLYGPPGCGKSSYITALAGELEHGICVLNLSERGLTDDRLNHLLAVAPQQTIILLEDVDAAFISREESKEIRSAYDGLNRVTFSGLLNCLDGVASTEARILFMTTNYLERLDPALVRPGRVDLKEYIGWCSAYQVEQMFLRFYKFSENCTHTLAQEFANSVIAHKRNVSPAQIQGFFMFHKNNPEEVVNNVSKIWELQ